The Colius striatus isolate bColStr4 chromosome 9, bColStr4.1.hap1, whole genome shotgun sequence genome contains the following window.
AGTGAGGAGGAGACATCTCTGCAACATGGAGGGACCTGGAtcagcctttccttctctgtctccaTTTTTTGGGAGGGAGGAAAGCAAAAGGACCACATTCCCTCACAGGAGCAAGGTGACAGGATTGCATATATTGTCTTAATGGAACACAACCAGGAGACGAGACAGATTTCATACAGCTCCCCTCGCATAACTACCCTTTTACCGTGTTTTCACTAGTCAGACCTCTCTACTGAGACCAGTCTAAATTCAGAACAGGAGTGACTCATTGCTGCAAAACTGGATGGGAACAATTCCTTGGGAAGACTTTTGGTATTGCACTGTTAAGCTATCAGATGGGTAAAAATTCTCGTTCTTAATTTCTAAGCTGCGAGAAGAGGCCTGTGCAGTTTTGCATTGCTGTGCATTGTTCTTTTCCTACTAGCCCAAGCTTCACTCATGAACAACTGCACTGCAGCATGTGGCTATGTCACATGGCAGAAAACCTGGCCCCTTTTAgtgagttttttttcttaaggtcACCAGAGAAGTCAAGACATTCGTCTTCTCACCCTGAACTCACAGTAACAACAGATAATATGGTGAAAATGCTCTAAGTGTTCTTTTTTGGTCCTCTAAATAATGATACACCTATCACAATGTAACAAGAATCATTTATTttgtcctttcctcttcctctacCAAATATTAAGATTTTTGCTTGGAATGCATTCGAGGTGTGAGCCCAGATTTCTTCTCTCTCAGCTTCATGCTGCATGTGGCTGGATTCCCCCTGTGGATTTCGACTGTACAGCATAAACATCAGTGACAGATTGGGAAGTGTCAATGCAGATAACATCAATCAAAAATATATAAGTCTGAAACACTTCTTATTATGCATGAgagtaaaaaagcaaaataatggaAATGCATACCATGGTTTAAGCTGCCAATGTTTtcccaccagaaaaaaaagtgtaataaaataaaatacaataaaataaaataaaaatcaaaatgatgAGTAGAGATTCTTAGAACACCACACTATAAGCACGATGCCAAGTTACAATCACAGCACTTGGAGGTCCAAGCAATGACAAGCAGACATGATCATGGCCTccattaaataaacaaacaaatattgagaaagaaataaggaaagaaaaatgatacaAAACACTAAAAAAGCAATACTATTTGTGAAGACTGATAttcttggagggaaaaaaaaaaaaaagtagagaagCTGCTACAGCCATGAGatttacaacaaaaaaatgtcTATGTTTGCCAGCCACATTGCATAACTGAACAGAACGCAGTCACCTGTCTGCTTCCGTTTAACACAGGAGAGATGAGTTGGTCTAGTATATTTGATAGCAGGttttaaaatgattttcctGGAGGGAGAGTGGGCCTGAACTTCAGTTTTTTTAGCAAGTTCAGCTTTCTTATACACTGCTATggacaagaaaaaacacaaaaacatagaatcaggaaaaaaacagcaaacagtTTCATATGACAATACATTGAAGCGGCAGGCCCACTGCTCCACACCTCCAACCCAACACCTCGCTTCTGCCGCAGTGAGCAGATCCTAAGGCGGCAGAGGGGGAGCACTGACACATTCACCTCGGGAGCTTTCCCCAGTGATCAGTGGAAAGGGACTGGTGGAGCAGTGAGCCTTGCACATGGCTTCTCATACAGTTGTACAGAGTCTCATTAAAAAGCACTACCATTAATACTGTCAAGGTGAGCATCCTCTACAACAGAGTAACCAGACAGTACCGTacaagagcaaaaagaaaaaaaaggtaaaacaaaaaccccaaacgtAATAGGGAGTGTTAAATgaaccttttttccttctcacttcATCTCTGGAGAGTGTGCTAGGTTCCTTTTTAGCTATTTTCCTTTCAGGAGTAGAAATCCTGCCTCTCCCAGTTTTAAaaggtttctcttttttatgCTTATCGAGAGATGATCTTCGTAattctctctctgccttctcctctTTAGGAACAGGCTCTAACTGTTCAGTCATGATGCTCCTATCATCATCTGTAGGATCAGAGCAAATTATAACAACAAAGATTAGTAACAAATGTTAATACTGCGGTGgagcaggagaaaaaagttGAAGACAACGGATTAATAAAAAAGGCAGACTATTTTACCATTTTTCCGAAACATGCTGAGATTACTATTACAACTAcgataatttttctttttgatcacTATGATTTGgaagtgaaaatatttaacagacaaaacatAAAGGATAATGCACACCTTGAGTGTCTGCCCAGAGACTGTCTGTGTCCATGATGGAGTCATCAATTGTTGTTTCATCTTTGTAATCATCACAGGTCTCTGTCTTGTAGTCGGTGAGCAGCATTTCTTCCCTATGGGGCAAAGCAGGTGCTTCTGGGGAGCCATCCTTGGGCTCAACTTGAATGTCAGCCAATTCCTCAACCTCCAGCTCCTCTTCGGCTTGGGAGTCCCCTGTTTCAATGTCTTCCTGCTGAGTAGCAGCAAAGCGCACACTGTGAGAAGCAGATTCTCCCTCATCGACTGTTGTCTGCACTACTGTGATAAAGTCATCCTCCACTGTCACCACTGATTCAATAATGCCTTTCAGTTCAGGCAATGCTTCTGGGATACCCTCAGCTAACGTTTCTTCTGCAGTAGGTTTCCCAAAGTCTACTTCGGGGGGCGTTTCTGATCTAAGATGCTGTTTatcctcttcttttccttcctgccctaCTTCTGCCacttcttcctcatgtccttCCCCTTCTGTGGCCCCAGCTGCCACTTCATATGGCAGCAGCTTTTGGATTTCCACAGGTTTCACAGCTGTATCAGGAATCCTTTCAATTCCTTCTGCAGGCTGTGGTATGCTCTCCATCTGAATCTCAGCAGGCTCTTCCTGGAGAGGCTCAGCTTTCGGAAGGAGAAGCTCCATAGAAGGCTCCTTTGCTGGTAACTGTGCAGGCATCTCTTCCCTAGACACAGGAGATTTTGGAGGTTCTGCTTTGATATCCTCTGGTTTCAAGGATTCTCCATTCAAACTTTCTTGGGCTTGATCATGCTCTCCACTAGATTCATAAGATTCCTCTTTATCGACCGCCTCTTGATGTACCAGATCAGGCTTAGTTACTTTTTCCTTAATTTCTATTTCTGACAGTTTGGTGCTGTCCTTAACATAACTAGGCTCAGCCTTGGAAAGTACATCTGcatcctttgcttctctggacaAGAGAGTCTGATCTTTCTGTTGAGCATCTTTGGGTTCCGGCTCTGCTCTTTTAACAGATGCTTTGTCCTTCCCCGACGGGAGAGAAACAACCTCACCGATCTTAGCATCTAACTGACTCTGATATTCTTGGTCAGCTCTCCTTGCAGCCACTTCTAAATCATGTTTTATAGCATTGTAATCTGGTTTAATTGGAGCTTCTAGTTCAGCTATTTCAGGAACAACACTAAGAgtcctctcctccttctccatcaACAAAGAAACAGCATCCTTTTCTATTGCTATCTCTGAAGATAATATTCTGTCATACCTGATATCAGTTACATGAACTTTATTAGTCACAGTTTCTTCCTTAATTTCTAAGATTGCCTCGGGCCTTGTCCTCTCTGGCTCTGCACCTTTAATGGGACAGATCTCTTTAGAATCAACTTGATCTTCACTTTTTTCTAACACAGTatccagcttttcttttctctcctgctcaAAGTCTCTTGCCAGAACAGACTCGCCAGTGGCCTGCTGACCTAAGTCTTTTTCACTGAGGAATTcttcttttgatttttcagctgctgccagtTTCACTTCTATTAAAGACAGGTCAGGAGCTAGGCCACGTCTCAGTTTCTCATCTGTGCCTTCATAAAAGGGACAGGTTTCACTCGTTAAATTCTCACTGTCCTGAACTGGAGAAGGCAGTGGGACCGTGTACTTATTGAAAACACAGTAGCCTAAGTCTTCTAGCTGACTTTCAGCTTTTAGAGTTACGTGGTTTTCATCTGTCACAGATGGCAGGGCTATGCTGCTGTCTTCCACAACAGTGTCAGAAGGAACTGACTTCTTTTGTGTCACCTCAGCATCTGCACTGACGGAGGCCAATCTAGATCTTGTCCCAGCTAAGTCTAACATTTCAGGCAGGTCAGGAGCCAGGACAGCCCCATTTTTGTAATAATCTTTGGCCAGGAAAGGTGGTTCGGCTGAGGTCTCAGGCTGTACTTTGTCTTCCactgttgctttttcttcctcagtgtgctcatcttcctctctgctctcaATGGGGAAGCAAGGGGCCTTCTCCAGTGCTGGAGTGGTTGCTGGCAAGTAGTCATCGCCTTCATCCATACTTCCACTAGTGTTAGTTAGAATATCTGAAGCAAGGGGAGAAAGATCATGTGCACGACCAAAGCTAAATCCTAGAGCTATCGAATCCAGGCAGGACATAGGCAAGTTAATAGACATACTTCTCTGTTCAATTGCAGATCTGCCCCCAAGTCCCAAGCTCCTGCTCAGAGTTAGgtcatctttatttttactgtgtaGTTCTCTCTTATCCCCATAGACTTTGGGGTCAATAGTGAACATTCTTTCTGTTGGGGAACTTGGTTCTTCAGATTTGTCTGGTGTAATGCTCTGAGCCAGGGTACTGTACCCTGTTTCACGAGCAGGTACACTCTGCTGCTGATCCAATTCTGTTTGtaattcttcctcctcttcctctttgtcTTCGGGTATTAGACGATCTGTCTGATAAGGCTCATATACACTCTCTTTAGTGTCACTTAGCTCATAGTAATCACTGCTTTGTTTCTGAGCATCTGCTTTGAAGGCTTCCTCTTTCAGAGCAGAGGTTTCAAAATACTTGGACATTCCCGATCGATCCTCCTCCTCTTTAATTTGATAAGGAGCTGACACACTTGTATTATCTGCCTTGGTGTCCTTTTTAATATCCTTCTCCAGAGAAGCTTCCAGAGAAGGACTCTTGTCAGAGGTTAAACTTAGTGCCTGAGGGGCTTTGTCTGTTATTCTGGACAACTGAGCAGTGTCAGGATGCTCAAGGGTCAGTTCATGGCTTAATGTGGCTGGGGTTACCTGTGTGCTTGGTTGCACTTCCTTTTTCatgtctcctgctgctgggagcccACTTTGGTCTGTCTCTTTTTCCGCTTTTAGAATATCAGATGACATTTTAGCTTCACCGTCCTTCTGGAAGTCTGCTTTGTCTAGGGAAACTGTGTTAACTTCAGGTTTTGGGGTAAATTTACCATCATCTAATATTCGAGCCTCCCCTTTATCATAGAAGTCATACCTTTCTTCCTCATCACTTTCATCCTTGGTCAagtccttttcctccccccacACAGGGATTTTTTGAGTGCTTGGTGTTTTCAGGCCATCTACGGTTACTGCTGAGACTTCTTGCAGAGCTAGTGTCCTGTCTCTGTGAATTTGCTCATCTTTAATGAGATCTTTGGCAAACAGATGGTCGGTGGgttcttgttttggtttgaaaCTGTCTTTGAGTGAAAGGTCCTTGGGGACAGAAGGAGATGTGCCTGAAGGAAGTTCACTTTTCGCCGCTTCTGCCTTGGGTTCTGATAGCAATAGAGGACTTTCCCCATGGCTGACAGCAAGATCTTGGATGTCTTCAAATTTCATAGACATAACTTGGTTGGATGATGAGGGCACATCTGcagtcttttcttctgttttgcgTAGTTCTGATGGCAAGTCCTTTTGTTCTTGAGAAGCAGGAGGCttggcagcagcttctgcaaaaCCAGCTTCCCCCTTCTTTTGTGAATCAGTTACTAGGGTCTGTTCTGATAGAGGTGAAGGCATTTTTTCTTTGTCCTTACTCTGTGAATCCTTTTTATCTGTAGCCTCTGTTTTTGCTGGCTGTGGAACTAAGGCATCATGTTTAGGTTGCTGACAAGTCTTACTGTCTTTCCCACATTCACGTTGCTTCGTGTCTAATGGTTCTGCTGCAAAAGGGCGTGCGCCCTCCTGGACATGGAATTCCATCTTCGTGGCTGCAAGTAAATCTGAAgtagtttgtttgggttttacaagaaaattatttaaagcaCTTACAGGCAGGCAGTCAAGTGGCTTACAACAACATTTCAGTATGAATGATGGAAAGGAGAGGGACAAAGATGCAAACATGCAGCAAGGTCATCCACCTAGAAACCTGCTTTAAAGTGTTAAATCCTAATTTCCTTTCAACATATGAGGTTTTATAGTGAAAATGTGAGTTGTACACAAGTAAATATGTGACAACTGAAATGAGACGATTTCACGTGAATTCTTCATCTTCATGGCTTGGCAACAGCAAAACCACAAGTAATCATCACTTCAGCAGTATGTTTTGCCGGACTCTAGCTTATGTTAGGTTTGCATTAGTAAAGTCTGCAAGATTAAGTCCAATCAATAGTACTTTTGTGTGTTGATGACACTTAAAACATACATAGTTATACATTTCCATaccttttaaacatttttcttctgcatgcAGCCTAAACTAAAGCATACAAAAGTTTTTACAAGTGTCAGAAGAGGACAACTTTTTAATTGTAACAACTTTTGACCTTTACTCTTTGTCAAATGACAAAAGTCTTACTGCTGCCATGAAATTGATATGTGTAAATTGGCAACAGAGCTATTAATGGTCCCAGATCTTGAAGGTCTGGTCTTTAAAATGGCCAGCCATCTTCAGCTATAACTGAAGTCAAACAGTACTCGGTGTGTTTCAATGACTGTAGATCAGGGCCTAATTAAGttaatttaaaactgaaaaatgctACTCGTATGGTCTGCCACTGTATTTTTAGGGAGCAATATCTATTTAGTTGGTGTTTTTTATACCCACTTTTAATCATTAATAGcttgttctttttaaatatcCTATGGAAAATAATGATTCCTGTCATACGGAAATCTTCCTATCATAGGAAATAGGAAGAGAGATAACTGTAGAATGTTTCTGAACTTTCTGCAGTAATCTGTAAGAAAAGTTTAACGATGTTTTCTAAAAGCATTGGGCCAGCTCTGAATCTCCTCATATGTGATTTAAAGTCCATGAAGCCATCTGTTTACTCTGAcaaatcagaatattttttttagaacaATTAGTGTCAGAGTAGTGGTCAATCTTTAAAAATTTGCATATGTTCACATAAAGTTTAAAAAGCCACTCTAATCTCTACAGGTGGAGAACCTAGGGGTTGACAAATATAGTGATTTTGCTCGGTCATGCTTTTATACTTGGTAACTGACTTACAAACCCCATGAAGTATAAAAACACGGCCATTGAGCTAATGTCAACCTCATGTCACCGAAATTAAATGGCTGGATACTGACTTTCTTAATGTACCCTACTGTGACTCTTACTGTAGTGCACATGAACAATACCAATGGCATCAAAGTGTACGGTGTCTGCCAAAGGAACTGAACACTCTTTAGCTGGGCCAGCCAGAACACCAGCCTCCCAAGTGCAGTATTTCTTAGCCAGGCAGTGAATAGGTACATCACTACTAATACAATGTGGCTTCACACCTTGTTGCACTGGCTGAAGAGAAATACTGTTCAAAGGAAAATCCTGAAGCCTAGTTCTTATATACTGAAAGACGATTGCAGTAGATATTTTGTTCAGTAAGCAGATGAGAGCTTCACCCCATGCTTCCAATCCTAAACTTCACTCTGA
Protein-coding sequences here:
- the MAP2 gene encoding microtubule-associated protein 2 isoform X1, with product MAEDRKEEAKAPHWTSGQLTEASSHAHSPEIKEQGGTGTGLVRSANGFPFREDEESGLGSHEQPGTYGGTKENGINGELSAGDRETAEEVSARIVQVVTAEAVAVLKGEQEKEAQHKDQPGPLPLAVEESANLPPSPPPSPASEQTGALDEDLLAATKMEFHVQEGARPFAAEPLDTKQRECGKDSKTCQQPKHDALVPQPAKTEATDKKDSQSKDKEKMPSPLSEQTLVTDSQKKGEAGFAEAAAKPPASQEQKDLPSELRKTEEKTADVPSSSNQVMSMKFEDIQDLAVSHGESPLLLSEPKAEAAKSELPSGTSPSVPKDLSLKDSFKPKQEPTDHLFAKDLIKDEQIHRDRTLALQEVSAVTVDGLKTPSTQKIPVWGEEKDLTKDESDEEERYDFYDKGEARILDDGKFTPKPEVNTVSLDKADFQKDGEAKMSSDILKAEKETDQSGLPAAGDMKKEVQPSTQVTPATLSHELTLEHPDTAQLSRITDKAPQALSLTSDKSPSLEASLEKDIKKDTKADNTSVSAPYQIKEEEDRSGMSKYFETSALKEEAFKADAQKQSSDYYELSDTKESVYEPYQTDRLIPEDKEEEEEELQTELDQQQSVPARETGYSTLAQSITPDKSEEPSSPTERMFTIDPKVYGDKRELHSKNKDDLTLSRSLGLGGRSAIEQRSMSINLPMSCLDSIALGFSFGRAHDLSPLASDILTNTSGSMDEGDDYLPATTPALEKAPCFPIESREEDEHTEEEKATVEDKVQPETSAEPPFLAKDYYKNGAVLAPDLPEMLDLAGTRSRLASVSADAEVTQKKSVPSDTVVEDSSIALPSVTDENHVTLKAESQLEDLGYCVFNKYTVPLPSPVQDSENLTSETCPFYEGTDEKLRRGLAPDLSLIEVKLAAAEKSKEEFLSEKDLGQQATGESVLARDFEQERKEKLDTVLEKSEDQVDSKEICPIKGAEPERTRPEAILEIKEETVTNKVHVTDIRYDRILSSEIAIEKDAVSLLMEKEERTLSVVPEIAELEAPIKPDYNAIKHDLEVAARRADQEYQSQLDAKIGEVVSLPSGKDKASVKRAEPEPKDAQQKDQTLLSREAKDADVLSKAEPSYVKDSTKLSEIEIKEKVTKPDLVHQEAVDKEESYESSGEHDQAQESLNGESLKPEDIKAEPPKSPVSREEMPAQLPAKEPSMELLLPKAEPLQEEPAEIQMESIPQPAEGIERIPDTAVKPVEIQKLLPYEVAAGATEGEGHEEEVAEVGQEGKEEDKQHLRSETPPEVDFGKPTAEETLAEGIPEALPELKGIIESVVTVEDDFITVVQTTVDEGESASHSVRFAATQQEDIETGDSQAEEELEVEELADIQVEPKDGSPEAPALPHREEMLLTDYKTETCDDYKDETTIDDSIMDTDSLWADTQDDDRSIMTEQLEPVPKEEKAERELRRSSLDKHKKEKPFKTGRGRISTPERKIAKKEPSTLSRDEVRRKKAVYKKAELAKKTEVQAHSPSRKIILKPAIKYTRPTHLSCVKRKQTAAGGETNQAPGVFKQAKEKLSTASLSKIPASKSRAKSMLPPRPSSACSLTSKRATFLDTDSCYVRPSSAGPRDCLPYSKSDAKDGVSKSPEKRSSLPRPSSILPPRRGVSGDRDREENSLSLTASLSSSVRRTTRSEPIRSRTGKSGTSTPTTPGSTAITPGTPPSYASRTPGTPGTPSYSRTPHTPGTPKSAILVPTEKKVAIIRTPPKSPATPKQLRVINQPLPDLKNVRSKIGSTDNIKYQPKGGQVRILNKKIDFSDIQSRCGSRDNIKHSAGGGNVQIVTKKIDLSHVTSKCGSLKNIHHKPGGGRVKIESVKLDFKEKAQAKVGSLENAHHVPGGGNVKIDSQKLNFREHAKARVDHGAEIITQSPGRSSVASPRRLSNVSSSGSINLLESPQLATLAEDVTAALAKQGL